The following coding sequences are from one Leucoraja erinacea ecotype New England chromosome 2, Leri_hhj_1, whole genome shotgun sequence window:
- the LOC129709497 gene encoding frizzled-1-like, with protein sequence MAVCNCFHLDLCKLANSRWLFVLHLFLQSLGSVRPQGQYNGERGISIPDHGFCQPISIPLCTDIAYNQTIMPNLLGHTNQEDAGLEVHQFYPLVKVQCSPELKFFLCSMYAPVCTVLEQAIPPCRSLCERARQGCEALMNKFGFQWPESLRCENFPIHGSIDLCVGQNKTEKGSPTLDPTQSLPDVGTIRPREYPSRDQFICPRVLKVPTYLNYHFLGEKDCGAPCESSRTNGLMYFSQEELKFARIWIGIWSVLCCASTLFTVLTYLVDMQRFSYPERPIIFLSGCYTMVAIAYIGGFLLEEKVVCNEKFADDGYKTMAQGTKKEGCTILFMMLYFFSMASSIWWVILSLTWFLAAGMKWGHEAIEANSQYFHLAAWAVPAIKTITILAVGQVDGDVLSGVCFVGLNNVDAMRGFVLAPLFVYLFIGTSFLLAGFVSLFRIRTIMKHDGTKTEKLEKLMVRIGIFSVLYTVPATIVIACYFYEQAFREQWERSWVNQACKSYAIPCPRNQQPPMTPDFTVYMIKYLMTLIVGITSGFWIWSGKTLHSWRKFYTRLTNSKQGETTV encoded by the coding sequence ATGGCTGTGTGTAATTGTTTCCATCTGGATTTATGCAAACTTGCGAACTCTCGGTGGCTGTTTGTGCTCCATCTGTTCCTGCAAAGTTTGGGTTCCGTGCGACCACAGGGGCAGTACAATGGCGAAAGAGGCATCTCGATCCCTGACCACGGCTTCTGCCAGCCGATCTCAATCCCTCTCTGCACGGACATCGCCTACAACCAGACCATCATGCCGAACTTGCTGGGGCACACCAATCAGGAAGACGCCGGCCTGGAAGTTCACCAGTTCTACCCGCTGGTGAAAGTACAGTGTTCGCCCGAGCTGAAGTTTTTCCTGTGCTCCATGTACGCGCCAGtgtgcacagtgctggagcaggcTATACCCCCGTGTAGATCGCTGTGCGAGAGGGCCAGGCAAGGCTGCGAGGCGCTCATGAACAAATTCGGTTTCCAGTGGCCAGAGAGTCTCCGTTGCGAAAACTTTCCCATCCACGGATCTATCGACCTGTGCGTCGGGCAGAACAAAACGGAGAAAGGCAGCCCTACCTTGGATCCCACTCAATCCTTACCCGACGTCGGCACCATTCGCCCTCGGGAGTACCCCAGCCGGGACCAGTTTATTTGCCCCCGGGTATTGAAAGTACCCACTTACCTCAACTACCATTTTCTGGGGGAGAAGGATTGCGGCGCTCCCTGCGAGTCTTCCCGAACCAACGGGCTGATGTATTTCAGCCAAGAGGAGCTGAAGTTCGCCCGGATCTGGATCGGCATCTGGTCGGTGCTATGCTGCGCCTCCACGTTGTTCACGGTACTCACTTACCTGGTGGACATGCAAAGGTTCAGCTACCCCGAGCGCCCCATCATTTTCCTGTCGGGCTGCTACACTATGGTGGCTATCGCCTACATCGGCGGTTTCCTGTTGGAAGAGAAAGTAGTGTGCAACGAGAAGTTTGCCGATGACGGCTACAAAACGATGGCACAGGGCACCAAAAAAGAAGGCTGCACCATTCTCTTCATGATGCTGTACTTCTTCAGCATGGCCAGCTCGATCTGGTGGGTGATCCTGTCGCTGACCTGGTTCCTGGCAGCTGGGATGAAGTGGGGTCACGAAGCCATTGAGGCCAACTCACAGTACTTCCACTTGGCCGCCTGGGCAGTACCGGCCATCAAGACCATCACCATCCTGGCCGTGGGCCAGGTGGACGGGGACGTGTTGAGCGGGGTCTGCTTCGTGGGACTCAACAACGTGGACGCGATGCGAGGATTCGTGCTTGCGCCGCTGTTCGTCTACCTGTTCATCGGCACCTCCTTCCTGCTGGCCGGCTTCGTGTCGCTCTTTCGCATCCGGACCATCATGAAGCACGACGGCACCAAGACggagaagctggagaaactaatGGTGCGCATCGGCATCTTCAGCGTCCTGTATACTGTGCCGGCCACCATTGTCATCGCCTGCTACTTCTACGAGCAAGCATTCAGGGAGCAGTGGGAGAGGAGCTGGGTCAACCAGGCTTGCAAGAGTTACGCTATTCCCTGCCCTCGGAACCAGCAGCCGCCCATGACGCCGGACTTCACCGTCTACATGATCAAATATCTCATGACACTAATAGTGGGCATCACCTCCGGGTTTTGGATCTGGTCCGGTAAGACTTTACATTCATGGCGCAAGTTCTACACTAGACTCACAAACAGTAAGCAAGGAGAGACGACGGTGTGA